Proteins co-encoded in one Cricetulus griseus strain 17A/GY chromosome 1 unlocalized genomic scaffold, alternate assembly CriGri-PICRH-1.0 chr1_1, whole genome shotgun sequence genomic window:
- the LOC100764592 gene encoding transmembrane protease serine 11E, producing MYRPPVARARKRTCVEPWVIGLISFLSLIVVAVCIGLTVHYVRYNQRRTYNYYTTLPFTSDKLYSEFGREASKNFTEMSQRIETMVKNAFYKSPLRGQLVKAHIIKFSKEYDGVSAHMLLIFRIRYTEDPESVHQIVEYVLREKLKHAAGPPNVDPESVEIKKINKTETDNYLNHCCGTRRNKSTAQTSLRIVGGTQVEEGEWPWQSSLQWDGSHRCGAALINNTWLVSAAHCFRTHKDPSRWTASFGATIQPPKLRTGLRRIIVHEKYKYPSHDYDIALAELSRPVPCTNAVHKVCLPDANHEFHPGQKMFVTGFGALQNDGFTQNHLRQVQVDYIDTQTCNQPQSYNGAITPRMLCAGFLKGEKDACQGDSGGPLVASDVRDIWYLAGIVSWGDECGQPNKPGVYTRVTAFRDWIASKTGI from the exons GCCACCTGTGGCGAGGGCCAGGAAGAGAACGTGTGTGGAGCCCTGGGTTATTGGCCTCATCTCTTTTTTATCCCTAATTGTCGTGGCTGTGTGCATTGGACTCACTGTTCACTATGTCAGATATA ATCAACGGAGGACCTACAATTACTACACCACATTGCCATTCACAAGTGACAAGCTATATTCTGAGTTTGGAAGAGAGGCTTCTAAAAATTTCACAGAAATGAGCCAGAGAATTGAAACTATG gtgaaaaatgcattttataaatcTCCATTGAGGGGACAACTGGTCAAAGCTCACATTATCAAGTTCAG TAAAGAATATGATGGAGTGTCAGCTCACATGTTGCTGATCTTCCGAATTCGCTATACTGAGGATCCTGAATCTGTGCATCAAATTGTCGAATACGTTCTGCGTGAAAAGCTGAAACACGCTGCAGGACCCCCCAACGTTGATCCTGAATCAGTTGAAATTAAAA aaatcaacaagacagaaacAGACAACTATCTCAACCATT GTTGTGGGACACGGCGAAATAAATCTACAGCACAGACTAGTCTCAGGATTGTTGGTGGGACACAAGTAGAAGAGGGAGAATGGCCATGGCAAAGTAGCCTGCAGTGGGATGGGTCGCATCGCTGTGGAGCAGCTTTGATCAACAACACATGGCTCGTGAGTGCTGCTCATTGCTTTCGAAC GCATAAGGACCCATCCAGATGGACTGCTTCCTTTGGAGCAACAATACAACCTCCAAAACTGAGGACAGGCCTTCGAAGGATAATCGttcatgaaaaatacaaataCCCATCGCATGACTATGACATTGCACTTGCAGAGCTTTCTAGGCCGGTCCCCTGCACAAATGCAGTGCACAAGGTTTGTCTCCCTGATGCAAACCATGAATTCCATCCAGGGCAGAAGATGTTTGTGACAGGATTTGGAGCATTGCAAAATGATG GTTTCACCCAGAATCACCTTCGGCAAGTACAGGTGGACTACATAGACACGCAAACCTGCAATCAACCTCAGTCTTACAATGGTGCCATCACTCCTAGAATGTTGTGTGCTGGCTtcttaaaaggagagaaagatgcATGCCAG gGTGACTCCGGAGGTCCACTGGTTGCTTCAGATGTTAGAGATATCTGGTACCTTGCTGGTATAGTGAGCTGGGGAGATGAATGTGGCCAACCCAATAAGCCTGGTGTTTATACTAGAGTGACTGCCTTCCGGGACTGGATTGCTTCCAAAACTGGTATCTAA